In Myxococcus stipitatus, the following are encoded in one genomic region:
- a CDS encoding energy transducer TonB, with protein MSPHRGTDAPSPPEPSIHGTHTPPTPQALVEDLVAESMGRGKVDRGLVHPYFSQLGKALVNLWDADRSVKEHGLQGYFDMGMERSRAYARVWSERAAEYGASGAFAAKNQPEEDRRRPISTVGDASLRMRRELREKMREEFRTTRRALIRVIQDRDGQLLDVVLVEPSHQPEVDQEAMKDVRAAAGKLPPPPPDAVGGRLRIVSLWEFELILSISPPIPVFTFEFDEALGFIDTRLPLDKRIYKRVRLIEVR; from the coding sequence ATGTCACCGCATCGCGGCACGGACGCTCCCTCTCCGCCCGAGCCGAGCATCCATGGCACGCACACGCCTCCCACGCCGCAGGCCCTCGTGGAGGACCTGGTCGCGGAGAGCATGGGTCGAGGCAAGGTGGACCGAGGCCTCGTTCACCCGTACTTCAGCCAGCTCGGCAAAGCGCTGGTGAACCTCTGGGACGCGGACCGCTCCGTGAAGGAGCACGGCCTCCAGGGCTACTTCGACATGGGCATGGAGCGCAGCCGCGCATACGCCCGCGTCTGGAGCGAGCGCGCCGCCGAGTACGGCGCCTCGGGTGCCTTCGCCGCGAAGAACCAACCCGAGGAAGACCGCCGCCGCCCCATCAGCACCGTGGGTGACGCGTCCCTGCGCATGCGCCGCGAACTGCGCGAGAAGATGCGCGAAGAGTTCCGCACCACCCGCCGAGCCCTCATCCGCGTCATCCAGGACCGCGACGGACAATTGCTCGACGTCGTGCTCGTGGAACCCAGCCATCAGCCCGAGGTGGACCAGGAAGCCATGAAGGACGTCCGCGCCGCCGCGGGGAAGCTCCCCCCACCGCCACCCGACGCGGTGGGAGGCCGCCTGCGCATCGTCAGCCTCTGGGAGTTCGAGCTGATTCTCTCCATCAGCCCGCCCATCCCCGTCTTCACCTTCGAGTTCGACGAAGCGCTGGGCTTCATCGACACCCGCCTGCCGCTCGACAAACGCATCTACAAACGCGTGCGCCTCATCGAGGTCCGCTGA
- a CDS encoding lysophospholipid acyltransferase family protein: MIRDIVRTAFAGVSAVGLTGVFSSVVSALSVGGAHREADKALRLWARGVLGAAGVRHEAVGLENIPSEGHVVFVCNHQSHYDAPLHLAYVEKHTRYVAKAELFKIPVFGAAMRRAGNIPVARSGGGEDRGRMEEAVTALRERVSVLFFAEGTRSDDGRLRPFKKGAAALAIQAGVPVVPMAVSGTRLILPKGGRAVRWGQRVALVVGKPIPTKDLTLQDRDALTRELEDAVAQLYSEACLRSGDVPT; this comes from the coding sequence GTGATTCGAGACATCGTCCGGACAGCGTTCGCGGGTGTTTCGGCGGTGGGGTTGACGGGGGTCTTCTCGTCGGTGGTGTCGGCGCTCTCGGTAGGGGGCGCGCACCGCGAGGCGGACAAGGCCCTGCGTCTGTGGGCGCGTGGGGTGTTGGGGGCGGCGGGCGTGCGCCACGAGGCGGTGGGGTTGGAGAACATCCCGTCGGAAGGCCACGTCGTCTTCGTGTGCAATCACCAGTCGCACTACGACGCGCCTTTGCACCTGGCCTACGTGGAGAAGCACACGCGCTACGTGGCGAAGGCGGAGTTGTTCAAGATTCCAGTGTTCGGCGCGGCGATGCGGCGCGCGGGAAACATCCCCGTGGCGCGCAGCGGTGGAGGCGAGGACCGCGGCCGGATGGAAGAAGCGGTGACAGCGCTGCGCGAGCGGGTGAGCGTGCTCTTCTTCGCCGAGGGCACTCGCAGCGATGACGGGCGGCTGCGGCCGTTCAAGAAGGGGGCCGCGGCGCTCGCGATTCAAGCGGGTGTGCCGGTGGTGCCCATGGCCGTGTCAGGGACGCGGCTCATCCTTCCGAAGGGAGGACGGGCGGTGCGGTGGGGCCAGCGCGTGGCGCTGGTCGTGGGGAAGCCGATTCCCACGAAGGACCTGACGCTTCAAGACCGCGACGCCCTCACGCGTGAGCTGGAGGACGCGGTCGCTCAACTCTATTCCGAGGCCTGCCTGCGCTCGGGAGATGTACCGACATGA
- the epmA gene encoding EF-P lysine aminoacylase EpmA, with product MPNLSQWRAARGRQALYSALRRFFTAEGYLEVETPLLIPTPGMEPHINAFEAGFIPETGVGTARPLYLHTSPEYAMKRLLADGAGPLFQLCKVFRNGEVSETHNPEFTMLEFYRPNADYHAIMADLEGALAEAGRHATEGEPGADPAFFTRTPYERITVRDAVLRATGVDIRVHSDGPSLKRAAEAIGVWTGESVSFDDVFFHLFLERVERGLGHDRPTFLIEYPASMAALSRLKPGEPAVAERVELYAKGLELANGFSELTDAVEQRTRLLEEQDLRRKLGRSVYPLDERFLDAVGRMPPSAGIAVGLDRILMLLLGVQRITDVLLFPAHEFV from the coding sequence ATGCCCAACCTTTCTCAATGGCGGGCCGCCCGAGGGCGCCAGGCCCTCTACTCCGCCCTGCGACGTTTCTTCACCGCGGAGGGCTACCTCGAGGTGGAGACCCCGCTGCTCATCCCCACGCCGGGAATGGAGCCGCACATCAACGCCTTCGAGGCGGGTTTCATCCCTGAAACAGGCGTCGGCACCGCTCGCCCCCTCTACCTGCACACCAGCCCCGAGTACGCCATGAAGCGGCTGCTCGCGGATGGCGCGGGCCCTTTGTTCCAGCTGTGCAAGGTGTTCCGGAACGGTGAAGTCTCGGAGACACACAATCCCGAGTTCACCATGCTGGAGTTCTACAGGCCGAACGCGGACTACCACGCCATCATGGCGGACCTGGAAGGGGCGCTGGCGGAGGCGGGACGCCACGCGACGGAAGGTGAGCCTGGCGCGGACCCGGCGTTCTTCACCCGCACCCCGTATGAGCGCATCACCGTGCGGGATGCCGTGCTGCGTGCCACGGGGGTGGACATCCGGGTGCACTCGGATGGGCCGTCACTCAAGCGGGCGGCCGAGGCCATTGGCGTGTGGACGGGCGAGTCCGTGAGCTTCGACGACGTGTTCTTCCACCTCTTCCTGGAGCGGGTGGAGCGGGGGCTTGGACATGACCGGCCCACGTTCCTCATCGAGTATCCCGCGTCGATGGCGGCGCTCTCACGGCTCAAGCCGGGGGAGCCGGCGGTGGCGGAGCGGGTGGAGCTGTACGCGAAGGGCTTGGAGCTGGCGAACGGGTTCTCCGAGCTGACGGACGCGGTGGAACAACGGACGCGATTGCTCGAGGAACAGGACCTCCGGCGAAAGCTGGGCCGTTCCGTGTATCCTCTGGACGAGCGGTTCCTCGACGCGGTAGGTCGAATGCCACCCTCGGCGGGTATCGCCGTGGGGCTCGACAGAATCCTGATGCTGCTGCTCGGGGTCCAGCGCATCACGGACGTGCTCTTGTTCCCCGCCCACGAGTTCGTGTGA
- a CDS encoding inorganic pyrophosphatase: MKKTAPQKSFASHPWHGITPGDNAPETVTAYIEIVPTDAVKYELDKESGILMLDRPQRFSSQCPTLYGFIPQTFCDELVAKRCAERTGLRDVKGDGDPIDICVLTEKVVSNGNLLVRAVPVGGFRMVDGNEADDKIIAVLESDLVYGELQHIAQIPRPLLDRLKHYFLTYKQIPGEGKRSVEIAEVYDRPEALEVIRRSMKDYDRVFRQPPAAAVRSRTRRPARKARAS, encoded by the coding sequence ATGAAGAAGACAGCACCGCAGAAGTCATTCGCGTCACACCCGTGGCACGGCATCACCCCGGGCGACAACGCTCCGGAGACCGTCACCGCGTACATCGAAATCGTCCCCACGGACGCGGTGAAGTACGAGCTGGACAAGGAGTCCGGCATCCTGATGCTGGACCGTCCGCAGCGCTTCAGCAGCCAGTGCCCCACGCTGTACGGCTTCATTCCCCAGACGTTCTGCGACGAGCTGGTGGCGAAGCGCTGCGCGGAGCGCACGGGCCTGCGTGACGTGAAGGGCGACGGAGACCCCATCGACATCTGCGTGCTGACGGAGAAGGTGGTCAGCAACGGCAACCTGCTGGTGCGCGCGGTGCCGGTGGGGGGCTTCCGGATGGTCGACGGCAACGAGGCGGATGACAAAATCATCGCGGTGCTCGAGTCGGACCTGGTCTACGGAGAGCTGCAGCACATCGCCCAGATTCCGCGTCCGCTGTTGGACCGCCTGAAGCACTACTTCCTCACCTACAAGCAGATTCCCGGCGAGGGGAAGCGCAGCGTTGAAATCGCGGAGGTCTATGACCGGCCGGAGGCGCTGGAGGTCATCCGCCGCAGCATGAAGGACTATGACCGCGTCTTCCGGCAGCCCCCGGCGGCGGCGGTGCGCAGTCGTACGCGGCGGCCCGCGCGGAAGGCTCGCGCGTCTTGA
- a CDS encoding chromosome segregation protein SMC, translating into MHPRIPLLLAVACCLGACHKAPPAAPLPPPPTEAERLTADVRSLASRAEALLEAQHQLVWVFWTEGRHVDVSGTYAGQEDLFTLDNIRKVDRLRQLTKDPREVRALTALHSHFAGEYLSHALAEYNDASANLEASLTFTVEGRELRYRDLERLLANERSAARRKALYSAATPALERLNQTLRRKEVRAEELVKELGFASYESFGGELRQADLAQLSVLAEEILQATQAPYRVVMERLAQRELGVPFKDITRADIPRLFRAREVEDAFPKGESLAKAQATLAGMNLDLSVQTNVQIDSRDLPRKNTRPLALAVRVPDDVRVSFKPGSGVLHQARVLHEFGHALHLAFTQEKRFELARLGNPTVGEAYSSLFEDLLEDPVWLEEHAGVSGEQRAKFLATSSAHKLYLIRRAAGRLLYQLELHRHPTEVDPKALYREVMSRTDDIPMTNEDTERYLVDQEDFFQSADSFRAWFLAGQLQAQLKARFGPSWWHAPQSGEFLKDLWARGNALSAREVANAIGEKGIEPDVLLLRLGTTLQVPIRLEMQGEEPLPIPAPGPEGVTETPAPAPAP; encoded by the coding sequence ATGCACCCAAGGATTCCCCTGCTCCTCGCTGTCGCCTGCTGCCTGGGCGCCTGCCACAAAGCGCCTCCCGCGGCCCCCTTGCCGCCGCCCCCCACCGAGGCGGAACGGCTGACGGCGGACGTGCGCTCGCTTGCCTCCCGCGCCGAGGCACTGCTGGAGGCCCAGCACCAGCTCGTCTGGGTGTTCTGGACGGAAGGGCGTCACGTGGACGTCTCCGGGACATACGCGGGGCAGGAGGACCTCTTCACCCTCGACAACATCCGCAAGGTGGACCGGCTGCGGCAACTCACGAAGGACCCGCGCGAGGTGCGAGCCCTCACCGCCCTGCACTCCCACTTCGCGGGCGAGTACCTGTCGCACGCGTTGGCTGAATACAACGACGCCTCCGCCAACCTGGAGGCCTCGCTCACCTTCACGGTGGAGGGCCGGGAGCTGCGATACAGGGATTTGGAGCGCCTGCTCGCCAACGAGCGGAGCGCGGCGCGCCGCAAGGCCCTCTACTCCGCGGCCACGCCCGCGCTGGAGCGGCTCAACCAGACGCTGCGCCGCAAGGAGGTGCGCGCCGAGGAGCTGGTGAAGGAGCTGGGCTTCGCCTCCTACGAATCGTTCGGCGGCGAGCTGCGCCAGGCGGACCTGGCCCAATTGAGCGTGCTGGCGGAGGAGATTCTCCAGGCCACGCAGGCGCCGTACCGCGTGGTGATGGAGCGGCTGGCGCAGCGCGAGCTGGGAGTCCCCTTCAAGGACATCACCCGCGCGGACATCCCCCGGCTGTTCCGAGCGCGCGAGGTGGAGGATGCCTTCCCCAAGGGCGAGTCGCTCGCCAAGGCCCAGGCGACCCTCGCGGGGATGAACCTGGACCTGTCCGTCCAGACGAACGTGCAGATTGATTCCAGGGACCTGCCTCGCAAGAACACCCGGCCGCTCGCCTTGGCGGTGCGTGTGCCCGACGACGTGCGAGTGTCCTTCAAGCCGGGCTCCGGTGTGCTGCACCAGGCGCGTGTGCTGCACGAGTTCGGGCATGCGCTGCACCTGGCCTTCACGCAGGAGAAGCGCTTCGAACTGGCCCGGCTGGGCAACCCCACGGTGGGCGAGGCGTACTCGTCGCTCTTCGAGGACCTGCTCGAGGACCCGGTGTGGCTGGAGGAGCACGCGGGCGTCAGCGGTGAGCAGCGCGCGAAGTTCCTGGCGACCTCCAGCGCGCACAAGCTGTACCTCATCCGCCGCGCCGCCGGGCGCCTGCTGTACCAGCTGGAGCTGCACCGCCACCCCACGGAGGTGGACCCCAAGGCGCTCTACCGCGAGGTCATGTCGCGCACCGACGACATCCCCATGACGAACGAGGACACGGAGCGCTACCTCGTGGACCAGGAGGACTTCTTCCAGTCCGCGGACAGCTTCCGCGCGTGGTTCCTCGCGGGCCAGCTCCAGGCCCAGCTCAAGGCGCGCTTCGGCCCGTCATGGTGGCACGCGCCGCAGTCGGGCGAATTCCTCAAGGACCTCTGGGCCCGGGGCAACGCGCTGTCCGCGCGCGAGGTGGCGAATGCCATCGGAGAGAAGGGCATCGAGCCGGACGTGCTGCTCCTGCGGCTGGGCACCACGCTCCAGGTCCCCATCCGCCTGGAGATGCAGGGCGAGGAGCCTCTCCCCATCCCGGCTCCGGGCCCGGAGGGTGTCACGGAGACTCCCGCCCCGGCACCGGCCCCCTAG
- a CDS encoding ABC transporter permease subunit, translating into MAFRPRRALAVFWKDFLDLRKNVGLLVSMAVLPSVMVAVPIGVVWTYVNTPYQADLRSVAQFYDPSLPLGASAGRFLIDKTLTDWFGLFLVMPIFVPILISSQSVAGEKERRTLEPLLASPLTAAELVAGKSLASLVPAVLITWVAFIFFCVGVDIVAWPLVKGPLMPNALWTFGVLVIAPLFAFFGNGVAVLISARVSEARMAQQISALVVLPLVGMVGGQVAGVLKAGFAYYALQGAVVLVLDLFLLWASIRLLDRERLVSRWG; encoded by the coding sequence GTGGCCTTTCGTCCTCGCAGGGCGTTGGCGGTGTTCTGGAAGGACTTCCTGGACCTGCGCAAGAACGTGGGGCTGCTGGTCTCCATGGCGGTGTTGCCGTCCGTCATGGTGGCGGTGCCCATCGGTGTCGTGTGGACGTACGTCAACACGCCCTACCAGGCGGACCTGCGCAGCGTGGCGCAGTTCTATGACCCCTCGTTGCCGCTGGGCGCGAGCGCCGGGCGCTTCCTCATCGACAAGACGCTGACCGACTGGTTCGGCCTGTTCCTGGTGATGCCCATCTTCGTCCCCATCCTCATCTCCTCGCAGAGCGTCGCGGGCGAGAAGGAGCGGCGGACGCTGGAGCCGCTGTTGGCCTCGCCCCTGACGGCCGCGGAGCTGGTGGCGGGCAAGAGCCTGGCGTCGCTGGTTCCCGCGGTGCTCATCACCTGGGTGGCCTTCATCTTCTTCTGCGTGGGCGTGGACATCGTGGCGTGGCCGCTGGTGAAGGGGCCGCTGATGCCCAACGCGCTGTGGACGTTCGGCGTGCTGGTGATTGCGCCCCTGTTCGCCTTCTTCGGCAACGGCGTCGCGGTGCTCATCTCCGCGCGGGTGAGCGAGGCGCGCATGGCGCAGCAGATTTCCGCGCTGGTCGTGCTGCCGTTGGTGGGAATGGTGGGAGGCCAGGTGGCCGGCGTCCTCAAGGCGGGGTTCGCCTACTACGCCCTCCAGGGCGCGGTGGTGCTCGTCCTGGACCTCTTCCTGTTGTGGGCCAGCATCCGCCTCCTGGACCGCGAGCGCCTGGTCAGCCGCTGGGGCTGA
- a CDS encoding ABC transporter ATP-binding protein produces the protein MSGIDVQGLGKRFGSRVAVEGLSFHVRPGEVFGLLGPNGAGKTTTVRMLTGLLRPSEGEATVWGHRVDRDGESLRKVVGLLTEQPGLYDRLSARENLRFFMKLHELDEPKVWPRIRHYLDRFGLADRELDPVGGFSKGMRQKLAIVRTLVHDPRVIFLDEPTSGLDPESARTVRDAVAELASEGRTIVLCSHNLAEVERLCERVAVVKRRLLLMGPVRELRRAGQSLDVRVDGEAERFRNALASLPFAPNVLAEGMRLRVMLEDDSHAPDVLACLVGAGARVHSAVPAQRPLEEVYLDLLREGGA, from the coding sequence TTGAGCGGAATCGACGTTCAGGGATTGGGCAAGCGCTTTGGAAGCCGCGTCGCGGTGGAGGGCTTGTCCTTCCACGTGCGGCCCGGTGAGGTGTTCGGCCTGCTGGGGCCCAATGGCGCCGGGAAGACGACGACGGTGCGCATGCTCACCGGTCTGCTGCGCCCCAGCGAGGGCGAGGCGACCGTGTGGGGCCACCGGGTGGACCGCGACGGCGAGTCGCTGCGCAAGGTGGTGGGGCTGCTGACGGAGCAGCCCGGCCTCTACGACCGGCTCTCCGCGCGGGAGAACCTGCGCTTCTTCATGAAGCTGCATGAGCTGGACGAGCCCAAGGTCTGGCCTCGCATCCGGCACTATCTTGACCGCTTCGGGCTGGCGGACCGAGAGCTGGACCCGGTGGGCGGCTTCTCCAAGGGCATGCGGCAGAAGCTCGCCATCGTCCGCACGCTGGTCCACGACCCGCGCGTCATCTTCCTGGATGAACCCACCAGCGGCCTGGACCCCGAGTCCGCCCGCACGGTGCGCGACGCGGTGGCGGAGCTGGCGTCCGAGGGGCGCACCATCGTCCTGTGCTCGCACAACCTCGCGGAGGTGGAGCGGCTGTGTGAGCGGGTGGCGGTGGTGAAGCGCCGGCTGCTGCTCATGGGGCCGGTGCGCGAGCTGCGGCGCGCGGGCCAGTCGCTGGATGTCCGCGTGGATGGGGAGGCGGAGCGCTTCCGCAATGCGCTTGCGTCCTTGCCCTTCGCGCCCAACGTGCTGGCGGAGGGAATGCGGCTGCGCGTCATGCTGGAGGACGACTCCCACGCGCCGGACGTGCTGGCGTGTCTGGTGGGGGCGGGGGCGCGTGTCCACAGCGCGGTGCCCGCCCAGCGTCCGCTGGAAGAGGTGTACCTGGACCTGCTTCGCGAAGGGGGGGCATAG
- a CDS encoding SPFH domain-containing protein has product MGIFDTIKGEAKRNFIARADTAKGQIIYKYPENNIRMLTQLTVDADEVALFVKDGKVEGKLGPGRHQLDSNNIPFLSRFIEKFTGGNLFITEVYFVSVREFAGVKFGGPIGDVRDPETGLGIGTMVYGDFSIRVTDPEKLVVGLVGMGRSNNEELLGWFKNQVLKVTRDRIAELLVKKRWPLLDVTSGAYTEEIETEVISGLKPHVDDYGLTVVRMGNFHVSIKEEDEATLKKLSKDVAYSRLAGGFQQYAQGQAMLGAAEGMAKGGDGSGNALGGMGMGMGFGMAQQFMNMNNQQQQQQQRPPEPAPQAAAADTRSPAQRLKEIKELKDAGVLSDDEYNAKRAELMKLL; this is encoded by the coding sequence ATGGGTATCTTCGACACCATCAAGGGTGAGGCGAAGCGCAACTTCATCGCCCGCGCGGACACGGCGAAGGGTCAAATCATCTACAAGTATCCGGAGAACAACATCCGGATGCTCACCCAGCTGACCGTCGACGCCGATGAGGTCGCCCTCTTCGTCAAGGACGGCAAGGTGGAGGGCAAGCTGGGGCCCGGCCGCCACCAGCTCGACTCGAACAACATCCCCTTCCTCTCTCGCTTCATCGAGAAGTTCACCGGCGGCAACCTCTTCATCACCGAGGTCTACTTCGTCTCCGTCCGCGAGTTCGCGGGCGTGAAGTTCGGGGGGCCCATCGGTGACGTGAGGGACCCGGAGACGGGCCTGGGCATCGGCACCATGGTGTATGGCGACTTCTCCATCCGGGTGACGGACCCGGAGAAGCTCGTCGTGGGCCTGGTGGGCATGGGCCGCTCCAACAACGAGGAGCTGCTGGGCTGGTTCAAGAACCAGGTGCTCAAGGTGACGCGGGACCGCATCGCCGAGCTGCTGGTGAAGAAGCGCTGGCCGCTGCTCGACGTGACGAGCGGCGCGTACACGGAGGAAATCGAGACGGAGGTCATCTCCGGCCTGAAGCCTCACGTGGACGACTACGGGCTCACCGTGGTGCGCATGGGCAACTTCCACGTCAGCATCAAGGAGGAGGACGAGGCGACGCTGAAGAAGCTGTCCAAGGACGTGGCCTACTCGCGGCTGGCTGGAGGCTTCCAGCAGTACGCCCAGGGGCAGGCGATGCTCGGCGCGGCCGAGGGCATGGCCAAGGGCGGCGACGGTTCCGGCAACGCGCTGGGCGGCATGGGCATGGGCATGGGCTTCGGAATGGCCCAGCAGTTCATGAACATGAACAATCAGCAGCAGCAACAGCAGCAGCGTCCCCCGGAGCCCGCTCCCCAGGCGGCTGCCGCCGACACGCGCAGCCCCGCGCAGCGCCTGAAGGAAATCAAGGAGCTGAAGGACGCGGGCGTCCTCTCGGATGACGAGTACAACGCCAAGCGCGCGGAGCTGATGAAGCTCCTGTAG
- a CDS encoding glycosyltransferase family 39 protein: MASDGEQQEQQREQTFAEAVLGKETFSARWMQRWVALPDSARVVTATAFFAALLFLPYLGAVGLWDCWETHYGEVARSMIVRRDYVFPYWENAWFFSKPPLTMWMQALGMQVVGTVRAGDKLGLYTEWGMRVPFALLSITAVALLSLAVSRVVSRRAGLATGFVLATMPLYFLLTRQTVTDTPFVTTFVCAMACAFIGQLDDTTKHRAAWWYGFYVFAGLSTLAKGLLGVGLPAVILVLYAALAVIPWDGPSLDAHLRWLMDGGFRKDVREGRQPMPVLWAQMYRMKLGSGILVFFAVAAPWYVVMTLFKGVDDEGKLFWYRFFVHDHLNRLTAGVYTTTPGGTFIYFIEQGGFGIFPWVALLPGAFAIVARLKLRSRNKADHLALLATVWVAFAFWLLASSATKFHHYVFPVLPGLAVLIALFIDRLWEEGVSAHAVSLIFGLVLFALVGKDLAENPKNFTDLFVFNYERPYPQDLVTKPIAFFSRALWTGDLVTLVLLAFGVYLSFEAFSPKTREKVTPTSRAVAVLMLLGGLATLAAVTSGAKVSATGLMGVAVALVGGYLGWQSLQTKTEGRASLQTLAAALALAGVVLAVRGFKNPVGEDSLLRSLSEPVNVKGAMGFVFAVAGAMAVVATLMRARVMLFGTFWMLAASFALWFNWNHWVDLSHHWTQRDLFWRYYDQRKEGEPIIAYLMNWRGETLYSSNTVEQYRGGDYNAKLRSAVARPGREWVLAEQKMLNTLRNAVGPDKVVTPVDRDINNKFVLVTID; the protein is encoded by the coding sequence GTGGCGAGCGACGGCGAACAGCAGGAACAGCAGCGCGAGCAGACCTTCGCCGAGGCGGTCCTCGGCAAGGAGACCTTCTCGGCTCGGTGGATGCAACGGTGGGTGGCGCTGCCGGACAGCGCTCGGGTGGTGACGGCCACGGCCTTCTTCGCGGCCTTGCTCTTCCTCCCATACCTGGGCGCGGTGGGGCTCTGGGACTGCTGGGAGACACACTACGGCGAAGTGGCGCGGAGCATGATTGTCCGCCGCGACTACGTGTTCCCCTACTGGGAGAACGCGTGGTTCTTCTCCAAGCCTCCGCTCACCATGTGGATGCAGGCGCTGGGCATGCAGGTGGTGGGCACCGTGCGCGCGGGCGACAAGCTGGGCCTGTACACCGAGTGGGGCATGCGCGTGCCCTTCGCGCTCCTGAGCATCACCGCGGTGGCGCTGTTGTCGCTGGCGGTGTCTCGCGTGGTGAGCCGCCGCGCGGGCCTGGCGACGGGCTTCGTGCTGGCCACCATGCCGCTGTACTTCCTGCTCACCCGCCAGACGGTGACGGACACCCCGTTCGTCACCACGTTCGTCTGCGCGATGGCGTGTGCGTTCATCGGCCAGCTCGATGACACGACCAAGCACCGCGCCGCGTGGTGGTACGGCTTCTATGTCTTCGCGGGCCTGTCCACGCTGGCCAAGGGCCTGTTGGGCGTGGGGCTTCCCGCCGTCATCCTGGTGCTCTACGCGGCCCTGGCCGTCATCCCGTGGGATGGGCCGAGCCTCGATGCGCACCTGCGCTGGCTGATGGACGGCGGCTTCCGCAAGGACGTGCGCGAGGGCCGTCAGCCCATGCCCGTGCTGTGGGCGCAGATGTACCGGATGAAGCTGGGCTCGGGCATCCTCGTGTTCTTCGCGGTGGCGGCGCCCTGGTACGTCGTGATGACGCTCTTCAAGGGGGTCGACGACGAGGGCAAGCTCTTCTGGTACCGCTTCTTCGTCCACGACCACCTCAACCGCCTCACGGCGGGCGTGTACACGACGACGCCGGGTGGCACGTTCATCTACTTCATCGAGCAGGGCGGCTTCGGCATCTTCCCCTGGGTGGCGCTGTTGCCAGGGGCCTTCGCCATCGTCGCGCGGCTGAAGCTGCGTTCACGCAACAAGGCGGACCACCTGGCGCTGCTCGCCACGGTGTGGGTGGCCTTCGCTTTCTGGCTGCTGGCCTCCAGCGCCACCAAGTTCCACCACTACGTCTTCCCGGTGCTGCCGGGCCTGGCCGTCCTCATCGCGCTGTTCATCGACCGGCTGTGGGAGGAGGGGGTCTCCGCGCACGCGGTGAGCCTCATCTTCGGGCTCGTCCTCTTCGCCCTCGTGGGCAAGGACCTGGCGGAGAACCCGAAGAACTTCACCGACCTGTTCGTCTTCAACTACGAGCGCCCCTATCCGCAGGACCTGGTCACCAAGCCCATCGCGTTCTTCTCTCGCGCGCTGTGGACCGGTGACCTCGTCACGCTGGTGCTGCTGGCCTTCGGCGTCTACCTGTCCTTCGAGGCGTTCTCCCCGAAGACGCGCGAGAAGGTGACGCCGACCTCTCGCGCGGTGGCGGTGCTGATGCTCCTGGGCGGCCTGGCCACGCTGGCCGCGGTGACGTCCGGCGCGAAGGTGTCCGCCACGGGCCTGATGGGCGTGGCGGTGGCGCTGGTGGGTGGCTACCTCGGCTGGCAGTCGCTCCAGACGAAGACGGAGGGGCGCGCGTCGCTCCAGACGCTGGCCGCCGCGCTGGCGCTCGCGGGCGTGGTGCTGGCGGTGCGTGGCTTCAAGAACCCGGTGGGCGAGGACTCGCTGCTGCGTTCGCTGTCGGAGCCCGTCAACGTCAAGGGCGCGATGGGCTTCGTCTTCGCGGTGGCGGGCGCCATGGCCGTGGTGGCGACGCTGATGCGCGCGCGGGTGATGCTGTTCGGCACGTTCTGGATGCTGGCCGCGAGCTTCGCGCTCTGGTTCAACTGGAACCACTGGGTGGACCTGTCCCACCACTGGACGCAGCGAGACCTCTTCTGGCGCTACTATGACCAGCGCAAGGAGGGCGAGCCCATCATCGCGTACCTGATGAACTGGCGCGGCGAGACGCTCTACTCCAGCAACACCGTGGAGCAGTACCGGGGCGGTGACTACAACGCGAAGCTGCGCTCGGCCGTCGCGCGGCCCGGGCGCGAGTGGGTGCTGGCCGAGCAGAAGATGCTCAATACGCTGCGCAACGCGGTGGGGCCAGACAAGGTCGTCACGCCCGTCGACCGCGACATCAACAACAAGTTCGTCCTGGTGACCATCGATTGA